From a region of the Anoplopoma fimbria isolate UVic2021 breed Golden Eagle Sablefish chromosome 16, Afim_UVic_2022, whole genome shotgun sequence genome:
- the LOC129104677 gene encoding cilia- and flagella-associated protein 251-like, which produces MRQMRLRAEVEPQPQHKHLTFVVEKPRDPEPEQQRAPPAQDMDAALKQIREENRDQRRALERKHKDKKGIMFEIRLDEEGMKEDAEKEKEEGSVDQEEMKVDDRRQKKEEEVDPLNQTLSFQEGEELKLRDWSEGRRGWSQRSPKTLLDALGNMDVNSAYSIAAAAEQGEEDAGRRQWVDNPPNTLLNALAQAELTSSTLDSVNADSEPEKDRAEEERKKEEEEEEDSDVEMDEDRLEPRSDDDDTNFEESEDELREAVADSMKNLFVMEDESSDEAEHTEERAAVHDGMNENEAGGEVSSAADSQQNQQEVEESCADIVSPEHEECDDLMFSPATLCLTL; this is translated from the exons ATGAGACAGATGAGGCTGAGAGCTGAAGTAGAG CCTCAGCCGCAACACAAACACCTAACCTTTGTGGTGGAGAAACCCAGAGACCCAGAACCTGAGCAGCAGAGAGCTCCACCTGCACAG GACATGGATGCAGCTCTGAAGCAgatcagagaggagaacagagatcagaggagagcgctggagagaaaacacaaagacaag AAAGGAATCATGTTTGAGATCCGGTTAGATGAGGAAGGCATGAAAGAGGAtgcagagaaggagaaagaggagggaagcGTGGATCAAGAGGAGATGAAAGTGGATGATAGAAGAcaaaagaaggaggag GAAGTGGACCCTCTGAACCAGACTCTAAGCTTCCAGGAGGGGGAGGAGTTGAAGCTCAGAGATTGGtcggaggggaggagggggtggagccAGAGGAGTCCAAAAACTTTGCTGGACGCACTCGGCAACATGGACGTCAACTCTGCCTACAGCATCGCTGCTGCGGCTGAACAAG GTGAGGAGGATGCCGGTCGCAGACAGTGGGTCGACAACCCCCCCAACACCCTGCTGAACGCTCTCGCTCAGGCTGAACTCACATCATCAACTCTGGACTCAGTGAATGCAG ATTCAGAGCCAGAGAAGGACagagcagaagaggagaggaagaaggaggaagaggaggaggaggactctgaTGTGGAGATGGATGAAGATCGTCTGGAGCCGAGGTCAGACGATGATGACAC CAACTTTGAGGAGTCGGAGGACGAGCTGAGAGAAGCGGTGGCAGACTCCATGAAGAACCTGTTTGTGATGGAGGACGAGAGCTCGGACGAGGCAGagcacacagaggagagagcagcGGTGCATGATGGGATGAACGAGAATGAGGCTGGAGGAGAAGTGAGCAGTGCGGCAGACTCTCAACAGAATCAGCAGGAAGTTGAAGAGTCATGTGCAGACATTGTTTCGCCTGAGCACGAAGAATGTGACG ATCTGATGTTTTCACCTGCCACACTTTGTCTGACTCTATGA
- the LOC129104979 gene encoding serine/threonine-protein kinase Nek5: protein MNNYEVIRQIGEGAFGKAFLVRDKGGDGDGQCVVKQINLRKMSAKEKESSKKEVTLLSKMKHPNIVSFISSFQENGSLYIVMEYCDGGDLMKKINMKRGVFFSEMQVVDWFVQICLGLKHIHDRKVLHRDIKAQNIFLTNGGMKAKLGDFGIARMLNNTMELARTCVGTPYYLSPEICENRPYNNKTDIWSLGCVLYELCTLRHPFEGSSLRQLVGKICRGSYNPVPSHYSYDLRLLVIQLFKVNPRDRPSVSSVLKRPFLEKHISKHLDPQVMQEEFSHTVLHRNKAAASQAVKTRAGAAEKKQKSRAAERPGAAVKRQPAKPEWRVPLRVHTPAHYRPLHQRAANREDAGQQNQRFNGHQPVGHYQHHYAQLDAFQRRNKEDVLPLPPPP from the exons ATGAACAACTATGAGGTCATCCGTCAGATTGGAGAGGGTGCGTTTGGTAAAGCCTTCCTGGTTCGAGACAAAGGGGGAGATGGAGACGGACAGTGTGTGGTCAAACAGATCAACCTCAGGAAG ATGTCAGCGAAGGAAAAGGAATCGTCCAAGAAAGAAGTGACCTTGCTGTCAAAGATGAAACACCCGAACATTGTGTCCTTCATAAGTTCATTTCAAG AGAATGGCAGCCTGTATATAGTGATGGAGTACTGTGACGGAGGAGATCTGATGAAGAAGATCAACATGAAGAGAGGAGTCTTCTTCAGTGAGATGCAG GTCGTGGACTGGTTTGTTCAGATCTGCCTCGGACTCAAACACATCCACGACAGGAAGGTCCTTCACAGAGACATCAAAGCTCAG AATATCTTCCTAACCAACGGAGGGATGAAAGCAAAGCTGGGGGACTTTGGAATCGCAAGAATGTTGAATAA CACCATGGAGCTGGCCAGGACTTGTGTTGGGACACCGTACTACCTCTCCCCTGAGATCTGCGAGAATCGACCCTACAACAACAAGAC ggatATCTGGTCTCTGGGCTGCGTCCTATATGAACTCTGCACCCTGAGGCATCCA TTTGAGGGCAGCAGTCTGCGGCAGCTGGTCGGTAAAATTTGCAGGGGCAGCTACAACCCGGTACCCAGCCACTACTCCTACGACCTTCGCCTGCTGGTCATCCAACTCTTCAAG GTCAACCCCCGGGACCGTCCCTCGGTCAGCTCTGTCCTCAAGCGTCCCTTCCTGGAGAAGCACATCAGCAAACACCTGGATCCACAG GTGATGCAGGAGGAGTTCAGCCACACTGTGCTGCATCGAAACAAGGCAGCAGCGTCTCAAGCTGTTAAAACTagagcaggagcagcag AGAAGAAACAAAAGtccagagcagcagagagaccCGGAGCCGCTGTAAAGAGACAGCCTGCTAAACCAGAGTGGAGAGTCCCACTCAGAGTCCACACTCCTGCCCACTACAGA CCTCTTCATCAAAGAGCTGCAAACAGAGAAGATGCAGGGCAGCAGAACCAAAG GTTTAATGGACATCAGCCAGTCGGCCATTACCAACACCACTACGCCCAACTGGACGCCTTTCAGAGGAGGAACAAGGAAGAcgtccttcctcttcctcctcctcct
- the itm2bb gene encoding integral membrane protein 2Bb isoform X1, which translates to MVKVSFSSALAVKDVKKDAESLIPEEDKDAEAALPVRHQSRAWCWCMCLGLALMLSGVVVGGAYLYRFYILEVSYQPQQWWEPEEGQVFVCGVGYREEDFMIQEEDEEIEVQLPNQFQLRQLEETIRVLEREQVELISVPVPEFGEGDPADIVHDFQRRLTAYLDLSLNKCYVIPLNTSIVMPPRDFLELLSNVKAGTYLPQSYLIHEEMIVTERLEHVDQLGYFIYNLCRGKDTFKLQRRDRILGMQKREALNCRNIRHFESEFVVETLICEP; encoded by the exons gatgcTGAGGCAGCTCTGCCGGTGCGTCACCAGTCTCGGGCCTGGTGCTGGTGCATGTGCCTCGGTCTGGCCCTCATGCTGTCCGGAGTGGTGGTTGGAGGGGCCTACCTGTACCGCTTTTACATCCTGGAGGTGAGCTACCAGCCCCAACAATGGTGGGAACCAGAG GAGGGCCAGGTGTTTGTGTGCGGGGTCGGCTACCGCGAGGAAGACTTCATGATCCAGGAGGAAGACGAAGAG ATTGAGGTGCAGCTGCCAAACCAGTTCCAACTGCGTCAGCTGGAGGAGACGATCCGGGTGCTGGAGAGGGAGCAGGTGGAGCTCATCAGCGTCCCCGTGCCCGAGTTCGGCGAAGGAGACCCGGCTGACATCGTCCACGACTTCCAGCGG AGGTTGACCGCCTACCTTGATCTGAGTCTGAACAAGTGCTACGTCATCCCGCTCAACACCTCCATCGTCATGCCTCCCAGAGACTTTTTGGAGCTGCTCAGCAACGTCAAG gCCGGCACCTACCTGCCTCAGTCTTACCTGATCCACGAGGAGATGATTGTGACGGAGCGCCTGGAGCACGTCGACCAGCTCGGCTACTTCATCTACAACCTCTGCCGCGGCAAAGACACCTTCAAGCTGCAGCGCAGAGACAGGATTCTGG GTATGCAGAAGCGTGAAGCTTTGAACTGCCGCAATATTCGTCACTTCGAGAGCGAGTTTGTGGTGGAAACGCTGATCTGTGAGCCTTAA